The following are encoded together in the Flavobacterium sp. TR2 genome:
- a CDS encoding SusC/RagA family TonB-linked outer membrane protein encodes MKKPVVKQRLLHQIMKITLFQFVLALVFSSVTLANNVNGQKKLDTKVTITVENLTLDNALSKIEKSAHVKFSYNSRLPQLGEKVSIEANQETLSSILSRILVPFNITFSEVSNQIVLQKSAVSFSNANNHDSLFEILTFGPIIKGKVTDQSGSPLPGATVLAKGTKTAVLTDFDGNFSIEMPANVDRLVISYVGMETKEIGITNPTPTVVLTEAGQNLKEVVVTTGYEKTSKRTFTGAISKISGAELKVDGVVDVSRMIEGKAAGVTVQNVTGSFGATPKITVRGSSSIFGDTKPLWVIDGVVQEDIINVTFADLASGNSATLLSSAVAGLNANDIQSIEILKDASATSIYGSRSLNGVVVVTTKQGRRDSPLKINYSVENTVRTVPSYTQFDILNSQESMSVFQEMRTKGYLDQSSSLTARFSGVYGILAKQINLYDSSNGQFGIRNEQPYINQFLKKYELANTDWFKVLFRPSITQNHSLSFSGGGKNNTFYASLGYYTDPGWTVADNVKQLSANIKGTFYINDKLNITLSTLGSMRDQEAPGAYDSKNDLVFGKVVRDFDINPFNYVLSTSRTLRPYDDNGNLEYYQNNWAPMNILNELENNTLDIKVNDIRFQADLDYKINKNLSYNLTASARYANTSREHKIYEDSNVVGAYNAGVGETLNTQIQKDNVFLYQNPNDLTAPKVSVLPNGGFLRKFTNDMTSYNVRNSITYRNTINDKHELEGFFGTEFRSVDRNNDNFTAAGIQFEKGLTSFVDPKLIEKLVNEGNSYYEFGAERERTVGFFGKIGYTYDRRYTASLTGRYDGSNRQGDVGSSRWLPTYTVSGKWNVKEESFMKDVEPINTLALRASYGLTATAGPATNSLAIYKSFITDRFAVGDRENAIRIEDLQNKDLTWEKQYETNIGVDLGMFRNRVQLTTDVYRRKAFDLIDYVITSGVGGESIKQGNNADMETKGLEVGFTTQNIVSKDFKWSTTVNFSVYDQKITKLANKPAVFDLIATNGGNTVGHPRNALYSYQFTGLNNEGLPTFILQDGADNNITEANFQDTNDVTKYLKYEGSVEPNKSIGFANTFTYKNWSLYVFVVGSGGNKVRLNPVYSNKYTDQTVFTKDFANRWINPGDENYTNVPVIADKLLNRNYGSSDLQIAYNTYNFSDVRIASGDFVRLKNISLSWEFPSDYKRKLGLSTFTLKGSAVNPWLIYSDKKLNGQDPEFRNTGGVAFPITAQYTFAVNISF; translated from the coding sequence ATGAAAAAACCTGTTGTCAAGCAACGATTACTTCACCAAATCATGAAAATAACGCTGTTTCAGTTTGTGTTAGCGCTTGTGTTTTCAAGTGTTACTCTCGCAAATAATGTAAATGGGCAGAAAAAATTAGATACTAAAGTAACTATAACAGTTGAAAACCTGACTTTAGACAATGCTTTATCGAAAATCGAAAAATCTGCTCATGTAAAATTTTCCTACAATTCAAGACTTCCTCAACTTGGAGAGAAGGTAAGTATAGAAGCAAACCAAGAAACTTTGTCAAGTATACTTAGCCGAATATTGGTTCCTTTTAATATCACTTTTTCGGAAGTTAGCAATCAGATCGTGCTTCAAAAAAGTGCTGTTTCATTTTCTAATGCAAACAATCATGATTCTTTGTTTGAAATTTTAACTTTTGGACCAATCATTAAAGGAAAAGTTACAGACCAGAGCGGAAGCCCGCTTCCTGGAGCAACTGTACTGGCTAAAGGGACAAAAACAGCTGTATTAACAGATTTTGATGGAAATTTTTCTATTGAAATGCCTGCTAATGTAGACCGTTTGGTTATTTCTTATGTTGGTATGGAAACAAAAGAAATCGGAATTACTAATCCTACGCCAACTGTGGTTTTAACAGAGGCTGGACAGAATCTTAAAGAAGTTGTAGTTACTACTGGTTACGAAAAAACTTCAAAAAGAACATTTACAGGTGCAATCAGTAAGATTTCTGGAGCTGAGTTAAAAGTTGATGGTGTGGTTGATGTAAGCCGAATGATTGAAGGAAAAGCGGCAGGGGTTACTGTGCAAAACGTGACAGGATCTTTTGGTGCAACTCCAAAAATTACAGTTCGTGGATCTTCTTCTATTTTTGGCGATACCAAACCATTATGGGTAATTGATGGTGTTGTTCAAGAAGATATCATTAATGTGACGTTTGCAGATTTAGCCTCTGGAAACTCTGCAACATTATTAAGTTCTGCTGTTGCAGGTTTAAATGCAAATGACATTCAAAGTATTGAAATTCTTAAAGATGCATCTGCTACTTCAATCTATGGTTCAAGATCATTAAACGGAGTTGTGGTTGTTACTACAAAACAAGGACGAAGAGATTCTCCTTTAAAAATAAACTATTCTGTAGAAAATACAGTAAGAACAGTACCGAGCTACACTCAGTTTGACATCTTAAACTCTCAAGAATCTATGAGTGTTTTCCAAGAAATGAGAACTAAAGGATATTTGGATCAAAGTTCTTCATTAACAGCTAGATTTAGTGGTGTTTATGGTATTTTGGCAAAGCAGATTAATTTATATGATAGTTCAAATGGCCAGTTCGGAATTAGAAATGAGCAGCCATATATTAATCAATTCTTGAAAAAGTACGAATTGGCAAATACAGATTGGTTTAAAGTTTTATTTAGACCATCAATTACTCAAAATCACTCATTAAGTTTTTCTGGAGGAGGAAAAAACAACACATTTTATGCTTCTTTAGGATATTACACAGATCCAGGATGGACTGTAGCAGATAATGTAAAACAATTATCGGCTAATATTAAAGGTACTTTTTACATCAACGATAAATTAAATATTACTTTGTCTACTTTAGGATCGATGCGTGATCAAGAGGCTCCTGGTGCTTACGACAGTAAAAATGATCTTGTTTTTGGTAAAGTAGTTAGAGATTTTGACATCAACCCATTCAATTATGTATTAAGCACAAGCAGAACGTTGAGACCTTATGATGATAATGGAAACCTAGAATATTATCAAAATAACTGGGCGCCAATGAATATTCTTAACGAATTGGAAAATAATACTTTAGATATTAAAGTAAACGACATTCGTTTTCAAGCTGATTTAGATTATAAAATCAACAAGAACTTGAGCTACAACCTTACCGCTTCAGCGCGTTATGCTAATACTTCAAGAGAGCACAAAATCTACGAAGATTCAAACGTAGTAGGAGCGTATAATGCGGGTGTAGGCGAGACTTTGAATACTCAAATTCAAAAAGACAACGTGTTTTTATATCAAAATCCAAATGATTTAACAGCGCCTAAAGTTTCTGTATTGCCAAACGGTGGGTTTTTAAGAAAGTTTACGAACGATATGACTTCGTACAATGTTAGAAATAGTATTACGTATAGAAATACAATTAATGATAAACACGAATTGGAAGGATTCTTTGGTACAGAATTTAGATCTGTAGATAGAAATAATGACAACTTTACCGCTGCTGGTATTCAGTTCGAAAAAGGTCTTACTTCTTTTGTTGATCCTAAGCTGATAGAAAAATTGGTAAATGAAGGAAACTCTTATTATGAGTTTGGAGCAGAAAGAGAGCGTACTGTTGGTTTCTTTGGTAAAATCGGATATACTTATGATCGTCGTTATACGGCTTCATTAACAGGTCGTTATGACGGTTCAAACAGACAAGGAGATGTTGGTTCTTCTAGATGGCTGCCTACGTACACTGTGAGTGGTAAATGGAATGTTAAAGAAGAAAGTTTTATGAAAGATGTTGAGCCTATTAATACATTGGCACTTAGAGCATCTTACGGTTTAACTGCAACTGCTGGTCCAGCAACCAACTCATTGGCAATTTATAAAAGTTTCATTACAGACCGTTTTGCTGTTGGAGATAGAGAAAATGCAATTCGTATAGAAGATTTGCAGAATAAAGATTTGACTTGGGAAAAGCAGTATGAAACCAATATTGGTGTTGATCTTGGAATGTTCAGAAATAGAGTGCAGCTTACAACAGATGTTTACCGTCGTAAAGCATTCGATTTGATCGATTACGTAATTACATCGGGAGTTGGAGGAGAGTCTATTAAGCAAGGTAACAATGCTGACATGGAAACAAAAGGTCTTGAAGTTGGTTTTACTACTCAAAACATTGTTTCAAAAGATTTTAAATGGTCTACAACAGTAAACTTCTCTGTGTATGATCAAAAAATTACAAAATTGGCCAATAAACCTGCTGTTTTTGATTTGATTGCTACAAACGGAGGAAATACAGTAGGACATCCAAGAAACGCATTGTATTCTTACCAATTTACAGGTTTGAATAATGAAGGGCTTCCAACTTTTATTTTACAAGACGGAGCAGATAATAATATAACAGAAGCTAATTTTCAAGACACAAACGACGTAACAAAGTATTTGAAATATGAAGGATCTGTTGAGCCTAATAAATCTATTGGTTTTGCTAATACATTCACATACAAAAATTGGTCGCTTTATGTATTCGTAGTTGGATCTGGAGGAAACAAAGTAAGACTAAACCCTGTGTATAGCAACAAGTATACAGATCAAACAGTTTTTACAAAAGATTTTGCAAACAGATGGATTAATCCAGGAGACGAAAATTATACTAATGTTCCTGTAATTGCAGATAAATTGTTGAATAGAAATTATGGTTCTAGCGACTTGCAGATTGCTTACAACACTTATAATTTCTCTGATGTTAGAATTGCAAGCGGTGACTTTGTACGTTTAAAAAACATCTCTTTAAGCTGGGAATTCCCAAGCGATTATAAGAGAAAATTAGGATTGTCAACTTTCACTTTGAAAGGTTCTGCGGTTAATCCTTGGCTGATTTATTCAGATAAAAAATTGAACGGACAAGATCCTGAATTCCGTAACACAGGAGGGGTAGCTTTCCCAATTACGGCACAATATACGTTTGCAGTTAATATTTCATTCTAA
- a CDS encoding RagB/SusD family nutrient uptake outer membrane protein, whose translation MKNIKIALSLLLLVTISSCDDFLSEVPDNRTQIDTPEKIAELLVTAYPDRSYFPIAEVMSDNVFDTESLQSVSIINEESYNWEMQSQIGTDSENAFWMSSYEAIAAANQALDAIEKLGGKETLNPLKGEALIARAYNHFMLVSLWSNRYNPATAATDLGVPYITKPETELLVKYKRNTVKEVFDFIEQDLIEGMKYITSDYKEPKYHFNVDAAKAFACRFYLIKGDWDKVLEYSEGLGSKPTKIRNYTAFNAAPFAQMPIEYSKVEQETNLLVAYPNSIANRSAAYRFALPGNRSDEILGTQTNVWAKPNLIRANGQYFGGTNVFVPKLYEYFKYTNLTSRTGEPYTGSVLFSNDEMYLNRIEALVMKNRIAEVNTELAYFLGTRTSGYNAATDILTEAIITAKFPVIADEFTPFYALTDLQKSYIKAIAEARRRDFIREGLRWFDIKRFNLVVTHNTLEFGKVVKNNVLEKDDKRRALQIPLRASDNGIEKNPR comes from the coding sequence ATGAAAAATATAAAAATAGCACTGTCATTATTATTACTAGTTACAATTAGCAGTTGTGATGATTTCCTTTCAGAGGTGCCAGATAATAGAACACAGATAGATACTCCAGAAAAAATAGCAGAATTATTAGTTACCGCTTATCCTGACAGATCGTATTTTCCAATTGCGGAAGTAATGTCAGACAACGTTTTTGATACTGAGTCATTACAGTCTGTGAGCATAATTAATGAGGAGAGTTACAACTGGGAAATGCAGAGTCAAATCGGAACTGATAGTGAAAATGCATTCTGGATGTCATCTTACGAAGCAATTGCTGCGGCAAATCAGGCTTTGGATGCTATCGAAAAGCTTGGAGGCAAAGAAACTCTTAACCCGTTAAAAGGAGAGGCGTTAATAGCAAGAGCTTACAATCATTTTATGCTAGTTTCGCTTTGGTCAAATCGTTATAATCCTGCAACCGCAGCGACAGATTTGGGAGTTCCTTATATAACTAAACCAGAAACAGAATTATTGGTAAAATATAAGCGTAATACTGTTAAGGAAGTTTTTGACTTTATTGAGCAAGACCTGATTGAAGGAATGAAATACATTACAAGCGATTACAAAGAGCCGAAATACCACTTTAACGTAGATGCAGCAAAAGCATTTGCTTGCCGTTTTTACTTAATAAAAGGAGATTGGGACAAAGTATTGGAATATTCTGAAGGACTTGGTTCTAAACCGACAAAAATTAGAAATTATACTGCTTTTAATGCAGCGCCTTTTGCTCAAATGCCAATCGAATATTCAAAAGTTGAACAAGAAACCAATTTATTGGTTGCTTATCCAAATTCAATTGCAAACAGATCGGCAGCATACAGATTTGCGCTTCCAGGAAACAGATCTGATGAAATATTAGGAACACAGACTAATGTGTGGGCTAAACCTAATTTAATTAGAGCAAACGGCCAATATTTTGGAGGAACCAATGTATTTGTTCCGAAACTTTACGAATATTTTAAATACACGAATTTGACATCTCGTACAGGTGAGCCTTATACCGGTTCTGTATTATTTAGCAATGACGAAATGTATTTGAACCGTATTGAAGCTTTGGTGATGAAAAACAGAATCGCTGAAGTGAATACAGAATTAGCATACTTTTTAGGAACTAGAACTTCTGGATATAATGCAGCGACAGATATATTGACTGAAGCAATTATTACGGCTAAGTTTCCTGTGATTGCAGATGAATTTACTCCATTTTATGCCTTAACAGATCTTCAGAAATCGTATATAAAAGCAATTGCCGAAGCAAGAAGAAGAGATTTTATCAGAGAAGGTCTTAGATGGTTTGATATTAAACGTTTTAATCTTGTTGTAACGCATAATACGCTTGAATTTGGAAAAGTGGTAAAAAACAATGTCTTAGAAAAAGACGACAAAAGAAGAGCATTGCAAATACCGCTTAGAGCTTCAGATAATGGTATTGAAAAAAATCCTAGGTAA
- a CDS encoding putative zinc-binding metallopeptidase, with translation MKIFKTYKTVVIAGALLLASCAHEDQPKESQLDFSTPQKTELDNWIGANFLNPYNINVYYEWNQNLVDENRYLYPPKGDKVQPAMEVVKKIWIDSYSTIGGKDFVKKIAPREFVLVGGVNLNTNGTVTLGLAEAGQRVSLFQVDNLNKKNRSSVTQFIHTIQHEYVHILNQTKPFDEQAWAKITPSGYTTTWYTEAIATSRSLGFITSYARLNIYEDFAETAATILTSSKAEYDAILASITDVNARNNIKAKEALVVKYYKDSFNIDFYALRDEAQKNTDAVINN, from the coding sequence ATGAAGATATTCAAAACATATAAAACAGTAGTTATTGCGGGCGCCTTATTGCTTGCATCATGCGCACACGAAGATCAGCCAAAAGAAAGTCAGTTAGATTTTTCTACACCGCAAAAGACAGAATTAGACAATTGGATAGGTGCAAATTTTTTAAATCCTTATAATATCAATGTCTATTACGAATGGAACCAGAATTTGGTAGACGAAAACAGATACTTATATCCGCCAAAAGGAGATAAAGTACAGCCAGCAATGGAAGTTGTAAAGAAAATCTGGATCGATAGTTATAGCACTATTGGAGGAAAGGATTTTGTAAAGAAAATTGCTCCAAGAGAATTTGTGCTTGTTGGAGGCGTAAACTTAAATACAAATGGTACAGTAACGCTTGGACTAGCAGAAGCGGGTCAAAGAGTGTCTCTTTTTCAAGTTGATAATCTTAATAAAAAGAACAGATCGAGTGTGACGCAATTCATTCACACCATTCAGCACGAATACGTACATATTTTAAACCAGACCAAACCTTTTGATGAGCAGGCGTGGGCAAAAATAACACCATCTGGATATACTACTACTTGGTATACAGAAGCAATAGCTACATCTAGATCATTAGGTTTTATTACAAGTTATGCGAGATTAAACATTTACGAAGATTTTGCAGAAACCGCAGCTACAATCTTAACCAGTTCAAAAGCAGAGTACGATGCAATTTTAGCAAGCATTACAGATGTCAATGCTAGAAATAATATTAAAGCAAAAGAAGCTTTGGTGGTTAAATATTATAAAGATTCTTTCAATATAGACTTTTACGCATTAAGAGACGAAGCTCAAAAAAATACAGATGCTGTAATAA